The sequence CTCGGCATGATCGACCGCGTGCGCGAGCGCTACGGCTACGAGATCGAACAGTTCCACCCGCAGGCGGATGCGGTCGACCAATACGTCGCGGAGCACGGCCTGAACGCGTTCTACGAGAGCGTCGATCTGCGCAAGCGCTGCTGCGAAATCCGCAAGGTGGAACCGCTCAATCGCGCGCTCGCCGACGTCGAGGCCTGGGTGACCGGCCAGCGCCGCGAACAATCGGTAACACGCGCCGAGCTGCACGAGGAAGAAAAGGACGCCGCCCGTCAAATCGCTAAATACAATCCTTTAGTGGATTGGACTGAGGCGGACGTGTGGGCGTACTTGAAGGCGTTCGACGTGCCGGTCAACCCGCTGCATGCACGCGGCTACCCGAGCATCGGCTGCGAGCCCTGTACGCGTGCGATCCGCCCCGGCGAGGACAGCCGGGCAGGCCGCTGGTGGTGGGAGTCGCGCGACACGAAGGAATGCGGCTTGCACATCACGACGATCCCGATCG comes from Trinickia violacea and encodes:
- a CDS encoding phosphoadenylyl-sulfate reductase, which gives rise to MSTANTSAVIDDALAAKIERLNTLIDAIAARHAKVKLASSLAAEDMLLTHAILSRGAKIGIFSLNTGRLHAETLGMIDRVRERYGYEIEQFHPQADAVDQYVAEHGLNAFYESVDLRKRCCEIRKVEPLNRALADVEAWVTGQRREQSVTRAELHEEEKDAARQIAKYNPLVDWTEADVWAYLKAFDVPVNPLHARGYPSIGCEPCTRAIRPGEDSRAGRWWWESRDTKECGLHITTIPIVPAAENAENATAR